The nucleotide sequence TGACCGTATTGAGCATATTTTAAAGTAcaatgaccgtataatcaccacaaatcATATTCAATGACCGTATTGAGCGTATTTTAAAGTACAGTGACCGTACTGTGCTTTGACCTCAACTTCAATGACCACCGGTGTATTTATCTCTTTTCACTTCGTGCGAACCGTTTTGCTACAACGTCATATAGGAGCCTCCCTGTTTGCGGACGTTTAGGCAGTCGAATTTGCATGATCCGGTCGTAGATGCTCAAATGGCCTGTTTTTTTTTGGTGACATTTTAAATGCCCTTTTTTTAGAATTAAATGGCCCGTTTAAATGGGCAAGGAACCCATGGACCGGTAAAGGCTGGCAGAAAGCTCAGCCCGGCCCGCTGTGTGGCCCGGCTGGAATGGAGCACTACGCCAAAAGTTGAAGTCGGATTTCTcaaatctcaaaaagaaaaaagaaagggagCCGGAGACTTCGCAGCGAAGGGCACATTCCTCCCCTCTGCAGGCTGCAGTCACCACGCACAGCGGCGGCGCTGGCCGGAGATGGAGCCGACCGGCCGGAGTACCAAGAGGATGAGACCCGCGCCGCCCCACACCCACGAATCTACGCCAGGTCCAGCGGAAACGACGGATCCGGCCGCGGGGAGAACCCAACACCCGCCGCCGGGAGCTGGGGGTGATGGCGGCGAGGGACcgccggaccgcatcagcgatcttccCGACGCGGTCCTCGGCGAGATAATCTTCCTCCTGCCCACCATGGAGGGCGCCCGCACCCAAGCCCTCGCGTCCCGGTGGCGCCACCTCTGGCGCACCGCCCCCCTCAACCTCGACTGCCGCGGCATCCCCGGCAACCTCCCCGGCGCCATACTCTCCGCCCACGGGGGCCCCGTCCACCGCCTCTGCCTCCCGTCGCTCCTCCTCCAGTACAGAGCCGATGTGGCAGGCACCTGGCTCCGGTCCCCCTCCCTGGACACGCTCCAGGAGCTCGAGTTCTACCTAGAGCTACCAATAACATACAGATTTTCGTTCTCAAGGTTACAGCTGCTGCAACCACCGCCGGCGTCCATCTTCAGGTTCTCGTCCACTCTCCGCGTCGCCACCATCAGCCAGTGCCATCTCCCGGACAATACCGTGGAGACGCTTCAGTTTCCCCTGCTCAACAAGCTTGCGCTCGTGGAGGTCAAAATCTCGGAGGGCTCGCTGCAGAGCATCATCACCTCCGGCTGCCCTGCCCTGGAGAGCTTGTTGCTCAGGACTAGTTTTgacatccgtggtctcaggatcaaCTCCCCTATCCTTAAAAGTATAGGCGTTCATTCTAGGTTTGTAGAACTCATCATTCaggatgccccttcacttgaaagatTGCTCTGTCTGAGAATGGATATGAGAATGCGAGTGTCAGTACTCTCCGCACCTAGACTGGCGACCTTGGGTTACATTTCTCAGGATTCACAGGACTCCAAAATCATGTTTGGCTCCACGGTTATTCAGGTAGCTATGCCATGTCCTTTATACTTCTTGCTACATTTTGTTGTGCCGAAATCTTACATGTCATCTGTACTTATCTCTTAATATTGTGTTCCATGCATGATGAAGAGATTGTGCGTTGTTAGCCTGACAATGGTGGTGCCTACTATCAAGATCTTAGCTGTGCATATGAATTTTAATCTGGATATGGTTATTGAGTTGATGAAATGCTTTGTATGCTTGGAGAAGTTGTATATGAAGGTAATGGTTTGCATTGATACTCTGTGAAGTGGTAGTGTTTGCTGTCCAGATGCCCTTTTGATCTACTTGGAGTTCTGAAGTTTGTGATTTCTCCTGTCTATTCAGATTCAGACAGATTCACCAGCAGGAACAAATTTCTGGCGTCATAAACACCGGAATTTTCTCACATCTCAGGACATTCGTTTGAAGACCTTAGTGCTGGGACATTACCGAGGCATCCAGGCACAAGTTAACTTTGTCACATTCTTTATACTGAATGCGAAACTGCTAGAGTCCATCCGACTTGAGGTTGATTCCAGGGATTACAATGACAGATTTTTCGCAGAACAGTGTAGGATGCTTCAGATGGAGAACAGGATTTCTAGAGGTGCTCAGCTCTGTGTTACAACAGGTTCTCACAATGATGTTTCGAGCACCGTTGACCTCAATGATTTGGATTTGGCTGATCCGTTCGCATGTAGATGTTGAGAGTGGGCCTGGCTCCTGGTTGAGTTATTCTTGCGTATCTCATTCTGTGTTTTTGCCCAAGCATGGTTAGTTTTCTCATACCTGTAGTCTTTCTAACCTTGTGTTATCCCTTAACTTTATGTTATTTAAATACTAAAAGAAAACAGGACCAAACGACGATGGCCAGAGTCAGCTATATTATGAAGATGTCATCTGGGGGTGCTCATTTTGATTGTCCACTGGCACACCTCCCAAACGGTTCCATTTGCAGTGAAGATTGTACAGTGTCTTCTCAATGTCGCTAGCTCTGAGTTTGTATAAAGGAAAATTTCTGTTGTTCTCTCCACTGTTCAACTAGGGTGTTTTGAACCATGTTATTTGACTGACAAGGTAAATTTTATAAAGGCATGTACAATGTTGAAAACCTGGGTTTGGTAATTCTGGAGTTGGTTATTCTTACATATCTCATTTCTCATGTTTGTGCTGTTGCTAAGCTTGCACTATCCCAAAACAACATGATGTTAAAACCGGCTACTTGTGAAGCCATCAGCCATGCCTGGTGGCAGCAGCTATATTCACAGGCTACTTTTGACAATGAAGATATTTTTACAGAACAACATATATAGGATGCTTCAGATAGAGAAGAGTGTTTCTAGAGGTGCTCAGCTTTGTTTCACCACAGATTGTCACCATGATGTTTCGAGTATCATTGATCTCAGTGATTTGGATTTTCGTGATGCCTTCTCGTGTAGATGATGAAAGCCGGTCTGGCCCTTGGTGAAGTTATTCTTGCATATCTCACTCAGTTTTGGTCCAAACTTAGCCAATCTTTCTAACCTTGTGTTGTCCCTGAACTTTGTGTTATTTAAACACTAAAAGAGATCAGGACCAAACAACAATGGCTGGAGTCAGCTATTTTTGTTCCTGGTGGTGCTTATCTTGACTGTCTGCTGGTACACTCGCCCAAATGATCCCATTCGCAGTGAAGATTGTACAGTGTCTTCTCAATGTCTATTGGGAAGCACCGAGGTGTTACTGAATTGTACCCAGACTGTATCCATCTGAGTTTGCATAGAGGAAAACTTGTGTTGCTCTTTCCACCATCTGGGTTCCGCTGCTAAAGCTGGGAGGGAGTGTTGTGGCAATTAATTATCAATCGCTCACAACTTCATATTCCATAACCAGGGTGTTTTGAACCATGTTTTTTTAACTGGGTTTGGTAATTGTGGAGATGGTTATTCTTTTGCCCAAAGTAACTTGTTTAGATCTCGTGTCTGTAGTGTTGCTAAGTTTGTACTATCACAAAACAACAGTGTGATGTTTAAAACAGGCTAGTACTTGTGAAGCAATCAGCCCTGCCTGGTGATGTCAGTTATATTCAGATTGcggcgctcatttttattttccaatttgagcatCGTTCAAGTTACTTTAGAAGCTAAACTCCATGGTTTGACTCTATCAAATATTAAACTATACTATTACTTGTCATTTCCGGTTCTTACTGCAGAAAGTTTACACAAGCAAGTAGATTTTCCATTTTCTGAACAGAGACATGCTACCGAGATTGTAGCATCATGAAACTAATCACCTGAGCGGCACAGGGGAAATATTTTCTAGTACCTGAATGTACTTTAAATTGGTTATTTTGGGAGAAGACAAAACTCCAGGGGCTTCCGCCGTGGAATGTGTTGGAAATGTTCAGGCATATAACTACTGAAGCTGAATATTCTGTTTTAAAGGTGCTCTGCctgcctttttttctttctttctttaccaTCGAACACTCGTATTCCATTAGGACACGGCTAAATCGCTGGTCGTAGCACGGGTTAGGCATCAGTCGGGCAGTCAGCGAACCAGATAGCATGATCACCATCGACTAAACCTGCACCCAACTCAGCCGGAAACAAGCGCTGCTGGCTGGCTTGTTACAGTCTCTGAATACATTGACAACACCCGGCTCAGTAAAAGGAGTAGGTAGCTTGAACTTGAGATCGCAGGATAGAACACCCAGTGGCTCGCGAATCGCAATAGACGTCGTTCCAAACGGGGCCTAAACGCGTTGCGATACATGGGCCGTTAAAACTGGCAAGGAACAACGGGTGGGTGGACTATTAAAATGTCGGCGAATTTtctataaaaaataaataaattaaaatgtCGGCGAAGAACTCAGCCCGGCCGGCCCGTCGTGTGGTCTCGTACTCGTAGTAGCAGATGAAGTCCCGGCCCTGCACTACAAAAAGTAAAGCTGAAGCCGGAGACTACGCAGCGAACGGCGCTAGCTGACCATGGAGCCGGCCGCCGGAAAAagccgcatcagcgatctccctgACGTCATCCTCGGTGAGATCATCTGCCTCCTTCCCaccaaggacggcgcccgcacccaAGCGCTCGTGTCTCGGTGGCGCCATCTATGGCGCACCGCCCCTCTTAACCTCGACTTCCGTGGCCTCCCCGCCAATCACGGTGGCGTCCTCCCCGGCATCATCCTCGCCGCCCACGAGGGACTAGTTCACCGTCTCTGCCTCCCGGCGCGCTACCTCTCGGACCACGCCGCTGCCATGGAAGCCTGGATCCAGTCCCCTGCCCTGGATAAGCTCCAGGAGCTCGACTTCTACCTACTAGAGCTATCAGTAACAGCGACAGCTCTGCAACCGCCACCGGCGTCCATCTTCCGCTTATCATCCACTCTCCGTGCCGCCACCTTCAGCCGCTGCCATCTCAGACCGTACGGTCCAGACGCTCCTATTTCCCCAGCTCAAGAAGCTTGCGCTTGTGGCGCTCGTAATCTCTGAGGCCTCGCTGTGCCGCATTATCAACATCTGCTGCCCTCGCCTTGAGTGCTTGCTGCTCAGAACCGGTTTTGACGTCTATGGTGTCAGGATCAACACCCCTACCCTTAAAAGTATAGGCGTTTCTGCAATCTCTGTAGAACTCACCattgaagatgccccttcactggAAAGGGTGCTCTTCTTGAAAAAAGTGAGTCAGCATATGAGAATGCGAGTGTCAGTAGTCTCCGCGCCCAGACTAGAGACCTTGGGTTACATTTCTCACGATTCATGGGACTCCAGAATTATGTTTGGCTCCACTGTTATTCAGGTAGCTATATATGTCCTTCGTACTCCTTGCTATTATTTGTATGTATGTGCATAAAGGTCGCGTGTCATTTTTACTTATCATTGTCATAATATTGTGTTCCATGCTTGATGAAGGGATTGTGCATTGTTAGCCTGACAACAGTGGTGCGGACTATCAAGATCTTAGCTATCCATATACATATCGATTTTAATTTGGATATGGTTATTGACTTGTTGAGATGCTTTCCATGCTTGGAGAAGTTGTACATAAAAGTGATGGTATGCATTCATAGTCTAGTAGTGTGTCAGTGTTTGCTTTCCAGTTGTTCTTGTGATATTCATGGAGTTCTGAAGTGGTTTATTTTTCCCTGTCTATTCAGATTCAGACAAATTTATGAGCAGGAACAAATTTGTGGCACTCCAAACACAAGAATTTCCTCACGTCacatgacattcgtttgaagacgATAGTGTTGGGATATTATCAAGGCATCCAGGCACAAGTTAACTTTGTCACATTCTTTGTACTGAATGCGAGATTTCTAGAGTCCATCTGACTTGAGGTTGAATCCACAGATTACAGTCGGGTATTTGTCTCAAAACAACATAGCAAGCTTCAGATGGAGAAGAGGGTTTTCAGAGGTGCTCGGCTTTGTTTTACAACAGACAGTCACTATGATGTTTCGACTATCGTTGATCTCAATGATTTGGAATTGGCGGATCCCTTTGCTTCTAGATGCTGAAAGTGGGTCTGGCTCCGGGTGGAGTTATTCTTGCATATCTCATTATGTGTTTTTGTCCAAACTTGGCTAGTTTTCTCACATCTGTACTCTTTCTAACCTTGTGTTATCCCGAAGCTTTATGTTATTTATTATAAACACAAACAAATCAGGACCAAACAACAAACTTGTGGTGCAGATTGTACAGTATCTTCTGAATGTCTATATTGGGAAGCACTGAGCTTTTACTGA is from Triticum aestivum cultivar Chinese Spring chromosome 1B, IWGSC CS RefSeq v2.1, whole genome shotgun sequence and encodes:
- the LOC123139772 gene encoding putative F-box protein At3g44060; its protein translation is MEPTGRSTKRMRPAPPHTHESTPGPAETTDPAAGRTQHPPPGAGGDGGEGPPDRISDLPDAVLGEIIFLLPTMEGARTQALASRWRHLWRTAPLNLDCRGIPGNLPGAILSAHGGPVHRLCLPSLLLQYRADVAGTWLRSPSLDTLQELEFYLELPITYRFSFSRLQLLQPPPASIFRFSSTLRVATISQCHLPDNTVETLQFPLLNKLALVEVKISEGSLQSIITSGCPALESLLLRTSFDIRGLRINSPILKSIGVHSRFVELIIQDAPSLERLLCLRMDMRMRVSVLSAPRLATLGYISQDSQDSKIMFGSTVIQRLCVVSLTMVVPTIKILAVHMNFNLDMVIELMKCFVCLEKLYMKIQTDSPAGTNFWRHKHRNFLTSQDIRLKTLVLGHYRGIQAQVNFVTFFILNAKLLESIRLEVDSRDYNDRFFAEQCRMLQMENRISRGAQLCVTTGSHNDVSSTVDLNDLDLADPFACRC